The following coding sequences are from one Scomber japonicus isolate fScoJap1 chromosome 3, fScoJap1.pri, whole genome shotgun sequence window:
- the prok2 gene encoding prokineticin-2, producing the protein MRSFILLLFSLLLVSHGSSAVITGSCEKDSQCGGGMCCAVSLWIPSLRMCTPMGLEGEECHPMSHKVPFFGKRLHHTCPCLPNLSCITIEEGKSKCLSPYKYPDYYL; encoded by the exons ATGAGATCCTTCATCCTACTGCTCTTCTCCTTGTTGTTGGTGTCGCACGGATCTTCAGCGGTCATCACAGGG tCTTGTGAAAAGGACTCTCAGTGTGGAGGAGGAATGTGTTGTGCAGTGAGTTTGTGGATTCCCAGCCTGCGCATGTGTACGCCCATGGGACTGGAAGGAGAAGAGTGTCACCCAATGAGCCACAAA GTTCCTTTCTTTGGGAAAAGACTCCATCATACTTGCCCTTGTCTGCCCAACCTGTCATGCATCACCATAGAAGAGGGGAAATCCAAATGTCTTTCTCCATACAAGTATCCAGACTACTACCTCTGA